One genomic segment of Gemmatimonadaceae bacterium includes these proteins:
- a CDS encoding IS3 family transposase, whose product MLQTGVFGSSLRSHCKGQRDPSRKDDQALAERLRTVAILRPRWGSRRVYRRLDRWLRRVGLRVNRQRVQRVSREAGLHVRQRVRKRGALERVPKPAITGANQRGRMDVVSDALADGRRCRTLTVVDDATRECLLIAGDRSLPAECVIAALDRVARSRSRGYAPSIVCDIGAAFRSEALDQWADQREAVHWQSTNG is encoded by the coding sequence TTGCTGCAGACGGGCGTTTTCGGAAGCTCGCTGCGCTCGCATTGTAAGGGCCAGCGCGATCCGTCGCGCAAGGACGATCAGGCCTTGGCCGAGCGTCTGCGGACGGTGGCGATCCTGCGGCCGCGGTGGGGCTCCCGACGCGTGTACCGGCGCTTGGACCGGTGGCTGCGACGCGTCGGCCTGCGAGTCAATCGCCAGCGGGTGCAACGCGTGTCTCGCGAGGCGGGGCTCCACGTCCGGCAGCGCGTCCGCAAGCGGGGGGCGCTCGAGCGCGTGCCCAAACCGGCCATCACCGGCGCGAACCAGCGGGGGCGCATGGACGTCGTCAGCGATGCCCTGGCCGATGGTCGGCGCTGTCGCACTCTGACGGTCGTGGACGATGCCACGCGGGAGTGTCTCCTGATCGCAGGCGACCGCTCGCTGCCCGCGGAATGCGTGATCGCCGCGTTGGATCGCGTGGCGCGGTCGCGGTCGCGCGGCTACGCGCCGAGCATCGTCTGCGACATCGGCGCCGCGTTCCGCAGCGAAGCGTTGGATCAATGGGCGGACCAGCGAGAAGCAGTACATTGGCAATCAACCAACGGCTGA
- a CDS encoding transposase zinc-binding domain-containing protein codes for MPDAASAARGVYKPRRPQASPLFRLVSDHLHRLQTVYDERFARKYGPWRPVVAQVADKFLACGVLDHGFARIRCDACTHGYLLAFSCKCRYVCPSCHAKRLAIWTQWLDTTLLAPVPHRQVVLTIPKRLRAYCLYRRRLLGEIARVAARTVTAAIRTLTGERDLAVGIVACLQTNGSRAITKVIAPTSRTARRRAPRRWTRWKFLVRVLVHIPDKGQVTTRYYGWYANRPRGMRRQAEPAAADTPPLIVPATRLAPTEATRRWAALLPQMFEVDPLACPTCHGAMRIVACITQTSVIDQILTHLRTRAAHATHAGARSPPSTRAPVSRSTARAPRPPADAPTPP; via the coding sequence ATGCCCGATGCGGCCTCGGCGGCGCGTGGCGTCTACAAGCCCCGGCGCCCGCAGGCATCGCCGCTCTTTCGGTTGGTGTCGGACCATCTGCATCGCCTGCAGACGGTCTACGACGAGCGCTTCGCGCGCAAGTACGGCCCATGGCGCCCCGTGGTCGCACAGGTCGCCGACAAGTTCCTCGCCTGCGGCGTGCTCGACCACGGGTTCGCGCGCATCCGCTGCGATGCGTGCACGCACGGGTATCTACTCGCGTTCTCGTGCAAGTGCCGCTACGTCTGCCCGAGTTGCCACGCCAAGCGGCTGGCCATCTGGACGCAGTGGCTGGACACCACGCTGCTCGCGCCGGTACCGCACCGGCAGGTGGTGCTCACCATCCCCAAGCGGCTCCGCGCCTACTGCCTGTACCGTCGTCGCCTGCTCGGCGAGATCGCCCGCGTCGCCGCCCGCACCGTCACGGCCGCCATCCGTACGCTGACGGGCGAGCGCGACCTCGCCGTCGGCATCGTGGCCTGCTTGCAGACGAATGGCTCGCGGGCCATTACAAAAGTGATCGCTCCGACAAGTCGGACGGCCCGACGGCGGGCACCGAGACGGTGGACCCGATGGAAGTTCCTCGTCCGGGTGCTCGTGCACATTCCGGACAAGGGGCAGGTCACGACACGGTACTACGGCTGGTATGCCAACCGTCCGCGCGGGATGCGACGTCAGGCTGAGCCCGCAGCAGCCGATACGCCACCCCTGATCGTCCCCGCCACACGACTCGCGCCGACCGAAGCCACTCGCCGATGGGCGGCCCTTCTGCCGCAGATGTTCGAGGTCGACCCGCTCGCCTGTCCCACCTGCCACGGCGCGATGCGCATCGTCGCCTGCATCACGCAGACGTCGGTGATCGACCAGATCCTCACCCACCTCCGCACTCGCGCGGCACACGCCACCCACGCGGGCGCGCGGAGCCCGCCATCGACGCGGGCCCCCGTGAGTCGGAGCACCGCACGCGCCCCACGCCCGCCCGCCGACGCCCCGACTCCCCCCTGA